Proteins encoded within one genomic window of Parolsenella massiliensis:
- a CDS encoding 4-alpha-glucanotransferase, whose amino-acid sequence MWAYHDSRETLYRNPFGAAPVGGTVVLWLDVGGDAGATATLRTWIDGVGEGFVPMERERLEDRVRFSCSYACDAAALVWYSFLIERSDGRVIHYGAREGRTGGEGALCEWQPASFQLTVYEPREVKPTWFTSGIVYQVFPDRYRRGTDWRALASAGAGLHGNDSPDGVVGARRRVVERWDAEPTYEKDEAGRVTTWDFYGGTLSGIRDDLARMADMGITTLYLNPIFEARSSHRYDTADFLSIDSMLGDEQGFRTLCSEAAKLGISIVLDGVFNHVGADSRYFNRYGTYEQPGAWQAHADGAPSPYADWFTWHDDGTYECWWGVDDLPAVNEGAPGYQGLIAGEQGVVRHWLAAGARGWRLDVADELPDEFIEKIRAAAVAERADALVLGEVWEDASNKVSYGKLRRYLLGRELDSAMNYPFRDAVLDFLLGRVSAGQAAESLASIAENYPPEAQAAALNLLSSHDRPRLMSVLGGALDHPDWQPWPDGVPGRLTDGERGLAKGRFWLASLMQMTYLGVPSIYYGDELGMEGLSDPYNRGPFPWASGDGGESGEAVGHVLAGDADCQTMYRNTIQLRQALPVLTSGDVAPIAPCDDVLGWWRLPADGRGPSVCVLVNRSLSEWHDVSIEAHGPHASEVIGGAELRCEGDLVSLTLAPLGSAVVLFDDGQGLARTLERGSGVVCHITSVPNGGKPGTLGAPARAFVDWLARTGQRYWQILPVNPTDGFGSPYAGTSVFAGNERLLELGGEALRARMEGFEPDAVYDEFMQANADWLDPYACFAAISELTGTDEWQTWPAEWRRFSPALLKDPRLADGIRLHRFAQWEFEWEWMDLRAYANARGIRIIGDIPMYVSASSADVWANPEQFCVDENGRPTLQAGTPPDAFAKDGQLWGNPCYRWDAMCEDGYAWWMRRLARTFALYDVTRLDHFLGFQNYYGIPAGCTALEGSWHAGPGISLFERAHELLGQLPIIAEDLGSVTPATRALLAQVGCCGMDVMQFADNDVHGGWAPRADKVAYTSTHDNQTLVGWCAQHFGLDAAPARELAATLMRTAFASGADVVMCTLQDAALLGDEARMNVPGVAEGNWAWQATPEDLAAGEAFLGELTRSSNREVN is encoded by the coding sequence ATGTGGGCCTATCACGACAGCCGTGAAACCCTGTATAGGAACCCGTTCGGTGCCGCCCCCGTGGGCGGCACCGTCGTGCTTTGGCTCGACGTCGGGGGAGACGCCGGCGCCACCGCCACGCTGCGCACCTGGATCGACGGCGTGGGCGAGGGGTTCGTGCCCATGGAGCGCGAGCGGCTCGAGGACCGCGTGCGCTTCTCGTGCTCCTACGCCTGCGACGCGGCCGCGCTCGTGTGGTACTCGTTTCTTATCGAGCGCTCGGACGGCCGCGTGATCCACTACGGTGCCCGCGAGGGTCGCACGGGCGGCGAGGGCGCGCTCTGCGAGTGGCAGCCGGCGTCGTTCCAGCTCACGGTGTACGAGCCGCGCGAGGTGAAGCCCACGTGGTTCACCTCCGGCATCGTCTACCAGGTGTTCCCCGACCGCTACCGCCGCGGCACGGACTGGCGCGCGCTTGCGAGCGCCGGCGCGGGCCTTCACGGCAACGACTCGCCAGACGGCGTCGTCGGTGCGCGCCGCCGCGTCGTGGAGCGCTGGGACGCCGAGCCCACCTACGAGAAGGACGAGGCGGGCCGCGTCACCACGTGGGACTTCTACGGCGGCACGCTCTCTGGCATCCGCGACGACCTGGCGCGCATGGCCGACATGGGCATCACGACGCTCTACCTCAACCCCATCTTCGAGGCACGCAGCAGCCACCGCTACGACACGGCCGACTTCCTGTCCATCGACAGCATGCTCGGGGACGAGCAGGGCTTCCGCACGCTGTGCAGCGAGGCGGCCAAGCTCGGCATCTCCATCGTGCTCGACGGCGTGTTCAACCACGTGGGCGCAGACAGCCGCTACTTCAACCGCTACGGCACCTACGAGCAGCCCGGCGCCTGGCAGGCCCATGCGGATGGTGCCCCCTCGCCGTATGCGGACTGGTTTACCTGGCACGATGACGGCACCTACGAGTGTTGGTGGGGTGTGGACGACCTGCCGGCCGTGAACGAGGGCGCCCCAGGATATCAGGGGCTCATCGCGGGCGAGCAGGGCGTCGTGCGCCACTGGCTCGCCGCGGGTGCGCGCGGCTGGCGCCTCGACGTGGCAGACGAGCTGCCCGACGAGTTCATCGAGAAGATCCGCGCCGCCGCCGTGGCCGAGCGGGCCGACGCGCTCGTGCTTGGCGAGGTGTGGGAGGACGCCTCCAACAAGGTGAGCTACGGGAAGCTGCGTCGCTATCTCTTGGGCCGCGAGCTCGACAGCGCGATGAACTACCCGTTCCGCGACGCGGTCCTCGACTTCCTTCTCGGGCGCGTGAGCGCGGGCCAGGCCGCCGAGAGCCTTGCCTCCATTGCCGAGAACTATCCGCCCGAGGCCCAGGCCGCGGCGCTCAACCTGCTCTCGAGCCATGACCGACCCAGGCTCATGAGCGTGCTGGGCGGGGCGCTCGACCACCCCGACTGGCAGCCCTGGCCCGACGGCGTGCCAGGGCGCCTCACGGACGGCGAGCGCGGGCTTGCCAAGGGCCGCTTCTGGCTCGCCTCCCTCATGCAGATGACCTACCTGGGCGTTCCGAGCATCTACTACGGAGACGAGCTGGGCATGGAGGGACTGTCCGACCCCTACAACCGCGGCCCCTTCCCCTGGGCGAGCGGCGATGGCGGCGAGAGCGGCGAGGCCGTGGGCCACGTGCTCGCCGGCGACGCCGACTGCCAGACGATGTATCGCAACACCATCCAGCTGCGCCAGGCCCTGCCCGTACTCACAAGCGGGGACGTGGCCCCCATCGCGCCGTGCGACGACGTGCTGGGCTGGTGGCGCCTGCCCGCAGACGGGCGTGGCCCGAGTGTGTGCGTGCTCGTGAATCGCAGCCTTTCGGAGTGGCACGACGTCTCCATCGAGGCGCACGGCCCGCATGCGAGCGAGGTCATCGGCGGGGCCGAGCTTCGTTGCGAGGGCGACCTCGTGTCGCTTACGCTGGCGCCTCTCGGCAGCGCGGTCGTGCTGTTCGACGACGGCCAGGGCCTGGCTCGCACGCTCGAACGCGGCAGCGGCGTGGTGTGCCACATCACGAGCGTTCCCAATGGCGGCAAGCCGGGCACGCTTGGCGCACCGGCCCGAGCGTTTGTGGACTGGCTCGCGCGCACCGGCCAGCGCTACTGGCAGATCCTGCCCGTGAACCCCACGGACGGCTTTGGCTCCCCGTACGCGGGAACGTCCGTCTTCGCGGGCAACGAGCGCCTGCTCGAGCTCGGCGGCGAGGCACTGCGTGCGCGCATGGAGGGCTTCGAGCCCGATGCCGTCTACGACGAGTTCATGCAGGCCAACGCCGACTGGCTTGACCCCTACGCGTGCTTTGCCGCCATCTCCGAGCTCACGGGCACGGACGAGTGGCAGACGTGGCCTGCCGAGTGGCGCCGCTTCTCTCCTGCGCTGCTCAAGGACCCCCGCCTGGCCGACGGCATCCGCCTGCACCGCTTTGCCCAGTGGGAGTTCGAGTGGGAGTGGATGGACCTGCGCGCCTACGCCAACGCGCGCGGCATCCGCATCATCGGCGACATCCCCATGTACGTCTCGGCATCCTCGGCAGACGTCTGGGCCAACCCCGAGCAGTTCTGCGTGGACGAGAACGGCAGGCCCACGCTCCAGGCCGGCACGCCGCCCGACGCGTTTGCCAAGGACGGCCAGCTGTGGGGCAACCCGTGCTACCGCTGGGACGCCATGTGCGAAGACGGCTACGCGTGGTGGATGCGCCGCCTTGCGCGCACGTTTGCCCTGTACGACGTCACGCGTCTCGACCACTTCCTGGGCTTCCAGAACTACTACGGCATCCCTGCCGGCTGCACGGCGCTCGAGGGTTCCTGGCACGCCGGCCCTGGCATCTCGCTGTTCGAACGCGCCCACGAGCTGCTTGGCCAGCTGCCCATCATCGCCGAGGATCTGGGCTCGGTGACGCCCGCCACGCGCGCGCTGCTCGCGCAGGTGGGCTGCTGCGGCATGGACGTCATGCAGTTCGCCGACAACGATGTGCATGGCGGCTGGGCCCCTCGCGCCGACAAGGTGGCCTACACCTCCACGCACGACAACCAGACGCTCGTGGGCTGGTGCGCCCAGCACTTCGGCCTGGACGCCGCCCCTGCCCGCGAGCTCGCCGCCACGCTCATGCGCACGGCCTTCGCAAGCGGCGCCGACGTCGTCATGTGCACGCTGCAGGACGCGGCGCTTCTCGGCGACGAGGCCCGCATGAACGTCCCGGGCGTCGCGGAGGGCAACTGGGCCTGGCAGGCCACGCCGGAGGACCTCGCCGCGGGCGAGGCGTTCCTCGGCGAGCTCACCCGCTCTTCGAACCGTGAGGTGAACTAG
- the glgD gene encoding glucose-1-phosphate adenylyltransferase subunit GlgD — protein sequence METAVGLITTNYSVKHPSALTKARPAASVPFLGRYRFVDFALSNMVNAGINTVGVIMPFNYRSIVDHLYTGKDWGLDRKKGGLFLMPGSAFGTSRKGPRFLLRDLIANRVFLERDTATNVVVSAANIIYNYDYKDLIRVHNESGADITLLTKTYSCEAEDVSSVYTEDGHVRGFTYGTRFGDEGFLDCFVVRREKLLELIDRYSNVDYLDLFEALQADLSQLDIRAHRVDMYTGTVFDARMYYKRSREMLDPNVIDQLFPADRTIMTKAHDNPPAKYESGSRVTNSIVSGGCHIMGTVADSILSRNVVVEPGATVRGCVIMTGCVIGRGARVENAIIDRDNVISAGTELRGTPDNVLVKEKGGEHA from the coding sequence ATGGAGACCGCGGTCGGACTCATCACCACGAACTATTCCGTCAAGCACCCCAGCGCGCTCACGAAGGCCCGCCCGGCGGCATCCGTGCCGTTCCTGGGCCGCTACCGCTTCGTTGACTTCGCGCTGTCGAACATGGTGAACGCCGGCATCAACACCGTTGGCGTCATCATGCCGTTCAACTACCGCTCCATCGTCGACCACCTCTACACGGGCAAGGACTGGGGCCTGGACCGCAAGAAGGGCGGCCTGTTCCTCATGCCGGGCTCCGCGTTCGGCACGAGCCGCAAGGGCCCGCGCTTCCTTTTGCGTGACCTCATCGCCAACCGCGTGTTCCTCGAGAGGGACACGGCCACCAACGTCGTGGTCTCGGCGGCCAACATCATCTACAACTACGACTACAAGGACCTCATCAGGGTCCACAACGAGAGCGGCGCCGACATCACGCTGCTCACGAAGACCTACAGCTGCGAGGCCGAGGACGTCTCGAGCGTCTATACCGAGGACGGCCACGTCCGCGGCTTCACGTACGGCACGCGCTTTGGCGACGAGGGCTTCCTCGACTGCTTCGTCGTGCGTCGCGAGAAGCTCCTCGAGCTCATCGACCGCTACAGCAACGTCGACTACCTCGACCTGTTCGAGGCCCTGCAGGCAGACCTCTCCCAGCTCGACATCCGCGCCCACCGCGTGGACATGTACACGGGCACGGTGTTCGACGCGCGCATGTACTACAAGCGCAGCCGCGAGATGCTCGACCCCAACGTCATCGACCAGCTGTTCCCCGCGGACCGTACGATCATGACGAAGGCCCACGACAACCCGCCCGCCAAGTACGAGTCCGGCTCGCGCGTCACGAACTCCATCGTCTCGGGCGGCTGCCACATCATGGGTACCGTCGCCGACTCCATCCTGTCGCGCAACGTCGTCGTTGAGCCGGGCGCCACGGTGCGCGGCTGCGTCATCATGACCGGCTGCGTCATCGGCCGCGGCGCGCGCGTCGAGAACGCCATCATCGACCGCGACAACGTCATCTCCGCCGGCACCGAGCTGCGCGGCACGCCCGACAACGTGCTCGTGAAGGAGAAGGGGGGCGAGCACGCGTGA
- the glgA gene encoding glycogen synthase GlgA: protein MSGRTRRKLRVLYCAAEAAPFVKTGGLGDVAGSLPHELKRCGCKVAVMLPKYKRIKPEYRDAMRHVGDFYMNLGWRNVWCGIDHLSYHNIDYYFVDNEDYFGRDSIYGDFDDGERFAFFSKAITEAIGRIPELAGIDVLHCNDWQTALACVFLREFYRGLPGYDNVKTVFSIHNVKFQGQYGDDVLSDICGLADTPAAGQMYVGPKTINFMKGALLYADTITTVSPTYAEELQMPFYGEGLENIFQERSWKLHGILNGIDTQEYDPRMDAGIAHTFSVDDLSGKAECKAALQEELGLNVDPTRPLAVMVSRLTKQKGCDLVQYALKRLLDRSVQVAVLGTGDAQYEDSLRYFDWKYKGQMCARIDFDSALSHRMYAGADLFLMPSQFEPCGLSQMIAMRYGTLPVVRETGGLKDSVQPYNKFTGEGTGFSFANFNGDEFADTVLDACEVFWTDKGAWEGLVGNAMRADFGWRRAANQYLDVYHDLHPEVIPYNKKRSR from the coding sequence GTGAGCGGAAGGACCCGCCGGAAGCTCCGCGTCCTGTACTGCGCCGCCGAGGCCGCCCCGTTCGTGAAGACGGGCGGCCTGGGTGACGTTGCGGGCTCGCTTCCGCACGAGCTCAAGCGCTGCGGCTGCAAGGTGGCCGTCATGCTGCCCAAGTACAAGAGGATCAAGCCCGAGTACCGCGACGCCATGCGCCACGTGGGCGACTTCTACATGAACCTGGGCTGGCGCAACGTCTGGTGCGGCATCGACCACCTCAGCTACCACAACATCGACTACTACTTCGTGGACAACGAGGACTACTTCGGCCGCGACAGCATCTACGGCGACTTCGACGACGGCGAGCGCTTCGCGTTCTTCTCGAAGGCCATCACCGAGGCCATCGGGCGCATTCCCGAGCTCGCGGGTATCGACGTGCTGCACTGCAACGACTGGCAGACGGCGCTTGCCTGCGTGTTCCTGCGCGAGTTCTACCGCGGGCTTCCCGGCTACGACAACGTCAAGACGGTCTTCTCCATCCACAACGTCAAGTTCCAGGGCCAGTACGGAGACGACGTCCTGAGCGACATCTGCGGCCTTGCCGACACGCCGGCCGCCGGCCAGATGTACGTGGGCCCCAAGACCATCAACTTCATGAAGGGCGCGCTGCTCTACGCCGACACGATCACCACGGTGAGCCCCACGTACGCCGAGGAGCTCCAGATGCCCTTCTACGGTGAGGGTCTCGAGAACATCTTCCAGGAGCGCTCCTGGAAGCTGCACGGCATCCTGAACGGCATCGACACGCAGGAGTACGACCCGCGCATGGATGCGGGCATCGCCCACACCTTCTCGGTGGACGACCTCTCGGGCAAGGCCGAGTGCAAGGCGGCGCTGCAGGAGGAGCTCGGCCTCAACGTCGACCCCACGCGCCCGCTTGCCGTCATGGTGAGCCGCCTCACGAAGCAGAAGGGCTGCGACCTGGTGCAGTACGCGCTGAAGAGGCTGCTCGACCGCTCCGTGCAGGTGGCCGTCCTGGGCACGGGAGACGCTCAGTACGAGGACTCGCTTCGCTACTTCGACTGGAAGTACAAGGGCCAGATGTGCGCCCGCATCGACTTCGACTCGGCGCTCTCGCACCGCATGTACGCCGGCGCCGACCTGTTCCTCATGCCGAGCCAGTTCGAGCCGTGCGGCCTGTCCCAGATGATCGCCATGCGCTACGGCACACTTCCCGTCGTGCGCGAGACGGGCGGCCTCAAGGACTCCGTGCAGCCGTACAACAAGTTCACGGGCGAGGGCACGGGCTTCTCGTTCGCCAACTTCAACGGTGACGAGTTCGCAGACACCGTGCTAGACGCCTGTGAGGTATTCTGGACAGACAAGGGCGCCTGGGAGGGCCTCGTTGGCAACGCCATGAGGGCCGACTTCGGCTGGCGCAGGGCTGCCAACCAGTACCTGGATGTCTACCACGACCTCCACCCCGAGGTGATCCCGTACAACAAGAAACGGAGCCGCTAG
- a CDS encoding Gfo/Idh/MocA family protein, translated as MADNTNAGPIDAAAAAKAAFASVADKPFPDDLFEAPQLRWAIIGCGGIANEMAQSLALAGRKFVAVQNRTHSKAMAFAEHWGIERVYETPEQLYADPDVDAIYISTPHNTHIAFMRGALAAGKHVLCEKSITLNSEELDEAIRLADEHHVELVDATTILHMPLYRGLIARAMAGDFGKLNLATLNFGSYKPYDPDNHFFSRNRAGGAMLEIGVYPVTLARLFMVSQPVDVISICNACETGVDVTSGIVMRNAEMQMATITMSLHSKQPKRAMLSFEDCYIEIMNYPRADHATITWTADNRREEIHLGEEAYALCYEVADLERAVAGDEVEHSMLAYTVDNMQIMTQLRRQWGVTYPEEEGLA; from the coding sequence ATGGCAGACAATACCAACGCCGGTCCCATCGATGCCGCTGCGGCGGCCAAGGCGGCCTTCGCCTCGGTTGCGGACAAGCCCTTCCCCGACGACCTCTTCGAGGCCCCGCAGCTGCGCTGGGCCATCATCGGGTGCGGTGGCATCGCCAACGAGATGGCGCAGTCGCTTGCGCTCGCCGGCCGCAAGTTCGTCGCCGTGCAGAACCGCACCCACTCAAAGGCCATGGCGTTTGCTGAGCACTGGGGCATCGAGCGCGTCTACGAGACGCCCGAGCAGCTCTACGCAGACCCAGACGTCGACGCCATCTACATCTCCACGCCGCACAACACCCACATCGCCTTCATGCGCGGTGCCCTGGCCGCTGGCAAGCACGTCCTGTGCGAGAAGTCCATCACGCTCAACTCCGAGGAGCTCGACGAGGCCATCAGACTCGCCGACGAGCACCACGTCGAGCTCGTGGACGCCACGACGATCCTGCACATGCCGCTCTACCGCGGCCTCATCGCGCGCGCCATGGCGGGCGACTTCGGCAAGCTGAACCTCGCCACGCTCAACTTCGGCAGCTACAAGCCCTATGACCCCGATAACCACTTCTTCAGCCGCAACCGCGCCGGTGGCGCCATGCTCGAGATCGGCGTCTATCCCGTGACGCTCGCCCGCCTGTTCATGGTGAGCCAGCCCGTCGACGTCATCTCGATCTGCAACGCGTGCGAGACGGGCGTCGACGTCACGAGCGGCATCGTCATGCGCAACGCCGAGATGCAGATGGCCACCATCACGATGTCGCTGCACTCCAAGCAGCCCAAGCGCGCCATGCTGAGCTTCGAGGACTGCTACATCGAGATCATGAACTACCCGCGCGCAGACCACGCCACCATCACCTGGACGGCCGACAACCGCCGCGAGGAGATCCACCTGGGCGAGGAGGCCTACGCGCTGTGCTACGAGGTCGCGGACCTCGAGCGCGCCGTCGCCGGCGACGAGGTGGAGCACTCGATGCTCGCCTACACGGTCGACAACATGCAGATCATGACGCAGCTGCGTCGCCAGTGGGGCGTGACCTACCCCGAGGAGGAGGGCCTGGCGTAG
- the mfd gene encoding transcription-repair coupling factor: protein MLINRVARQLLGAPELLPALSELRAGNDATVAVSQSARALVLASVWAADPRPCLFVVSGEEAAERAAHALEAWLGKDVVLRYPERRDLPWKSDAPDDAVIGARTEAIGRLATGEPCVVVASARSLLRRVPPVGSGYWASSTFAVGDEVPFEDVGPLLVGLGYADLGELDGPGTFHIHGDAVDIFPAQAATPVRVEFFGDEIDRVRRMVASTGQTIGDLESVTVRPCRELALTDETVAHARKALWTAAQNDTKLAADLELIEARSPEPSLERYLPALYGKTASPLEHVCADALMCFAEPRALFDDCVRGSDEAEQLARNAGATTKGLFTAPRDMDFGSQQRLSFASMLRVGTQVTAELPVRQPGISGSDTRLLGRVRQLVGDGCSVLFAVPDRSAREHLELSFGDEHIMFGESLASAAENRVPLSDPKANEPACAPSLPRGQVTFIDAAVPAGIVVPTAKFAVLSVADLSGHMAKHRSRRRVDPTSITFPFKPGDYVVHATHGIALFADIVRQEVGGRERDYFLLEYAGGDKLFVPLEQVDRITRYVGPDGSSPRLTRLNTADWSRATNKARKNAKRLAFDLVDLYTRRASVQGHAFEPDTPEQQEMEAAFPYELTADQRSAVNDIKADMETARPMDRLLCGDVGFGKTEVALRAAFKCVAEGRQVMVLCPTTILAQQHFETFFNRFAPFDFEVDVLSRFRTTKQQRLALEGFASGKVSVLVGTHRLLSNDVNPHDLGLVIVDEEQRFGVQHKEQLKNMREQVDVLTLSATPIPRTMQMAMSGVRDMSLIMTPPPGRLPVKVTVGEYDPDVVSAAIRTELARKGQVYYVSNRVKTIDEAKARVLEAAPEARVGVAHGKMSAKQVEDMMMKFQRGDIDVLVATTIIESGIDNPHTNTLIIEDSHRLGLAQLYQLKGRVGRGRTQAYAYFMFPGERPLTPEATERLTAINEFQELGSGMRVAMRDLEIRGAGSLMGAEQHGNLSSVGFDLFTQMLGQAVAEARGDAADDLAQSEVNINLPADFYLAEEYLPEVDRRVLVYRKLACAVELAEVDALQHECEESFGALPQAACNLFDRTRIRIRAQRLGVSSVSISSGRIIFQGLKCSRELTLKLKEQRALVYPKTEKVAYPLRRDDTGAVLQALSVLELAGGDDDPEE from the coding sequence GTGCTCATCAACCGCGTTGCGCGCCAGCTGCTTGGCGCGCCCGAGCTGCTCCCTGCCCTCTCCGAGCTGCGTGCCGGAAACGACGCCACGGTCGCCGTGTCGCAGAGCGCCCGTGCGCTCGTGCTCGCGAGCGTCTGGGCGGCCGACCCCCGTCCGTGTCTGTTCGTCGTCTCGGGTGAGGAGGCTGCCGAGCGTGCGGCCCATGCGCTCGAGGCGTGGCTTGGCAAGGACGTGGTGCTGCGCTATCCCGAGCGCCGTGACCTGCCCTGGAAGAGCGACGCTCCCGACGACGCCGTTATCGGCGCGCGCACGGAGGCCATCGGCAGGCTGGCGACCGGCGAGCCATGCGTCGTCGTGGCGAGCGCCCGCTCGCTGCTGCGCCGCGTGCCTCCGGTGGGCTCGGGCTACTGGGCGAGCTCCACGTTTGCCGTGGGCGACGAGGTTCCCTTCGAGGACGTGGGGCCCCTGCTCGTGGGCCTTGGCTACGCGGACCTGGGCGAGCTCGACGGCCCGGGAACGTTCCACATCCACGGAGACGCCGTCGACATCTTCCCCGCGCAGGCGGCCACGCCCGTGCGTGTCGAGTTCTTCGGCGACGAGATAGACCGCGTGAGGCGCATGGTCGCCTCCACGGGCCAGACGATCGGCGACCTCGAGAGCGTCACCGTGCGCCCCTGCCGCGAGCTCGCCCTTACCGACGAGACGGTGGCCCATGCCCGCAAGGCCCTATGGACCGCCGCCCAGAACGACACGAAGCTCGCCGCAGACCTCGAGCTCATCGAGGCGCGCAGCCCCGAGCCCTCGCTCGAGCGCTACCTGCCCGCGCTCTACGGCAAGACGGCGAGCCCGCTCGAGCACGTGTGCGCAGACGCCCTCATGTGCTTCGCCGAGCCCCGCGCGCTGTTCGACGACTGCGTGCGCGGCTCCGACGAGGCCGAGCAGCTCGCCCGCAATGCCGGCGCCACCACGAAGGGCCTGTTCACGGCCCCGCGCGACATGGACTTTGGTAGCCAGCAGCGCCTGTCGTTCGCGAGCATGCTGCGCGTGGGCACACAGGTGACCGCCGAGCTTCCCGTGCGCCAGCCGGGCATCTCCGGCAGCGACACGAGGCTGCTCGGCCGCGTGCGCCAGCTCGTGGGCGACGGCTGCTCCGTGCTGTTCGCCGTGCCCGACCGCTCCGCGCGCGAGCACCTCGAGCTCAGCTTTGGCGATGAGCACATCATGTTCGGCGAGTCGCTCGCAAGCGCGGCCGAGAACCGCGTGCCGCTCAGCGACCCCAAGGCAAACGAGCCGGCCTGCGCCCCGTCGCTTCCGCGCGGTCAGGTGACGTTCATCGACGCCGCCGTGCCCGCCGGCATCGTGGTGCCAACGGCCAAGTTCGCCGTCCTGTCCGTGGCAGACCTGTCCGGGCACATGGCCAAGCACCGCTCGCGCCGCCGCGTCGACCCCACGTCCATCACGTTTCCGTTCAAGCCGGGCGACTACGTCGTCCACGCCACGCACGGCATCGCCCTGTTCGCCGACATCGTCCGCCAGGAGGTGGGCGGCCGCGAGCGCGACTACTTCCTTCTCGAGTACGCCGGCGGCGACAAGCTCTTCGTGCCGCTCGAGCAGGTGGACCGCATCACGCGCTACGTGGGCCCGGACGGCTCGAGCCCGCGCCTCACGCGCCTGAACACGGCCGACTGGTCTCGTGCCACGAACAAGGCCCGCAAGAACGCCAAGCGCCTGGCCTTTGACCTCGTGGACCTCTACACCCGCCGCGCGAGTGTCCAGGGCCACGCCTTCGAGCCCGACACGCCCGAGCAGCAGGAGATGGAGGCGGCGTTTCCCTACGAGCTCACGGCAGACCAGCGCTCGGCCGTGAACGACATCAAGGCCGACATGGAGACGGCCCGTCCCATGGACCGCCTGCTGTGCGGCGACGTGGGCTTCGGCAAGACCGAGGTGGCCCTGCGCGCCGCGTTCAAGTGCGTGGCCGAGGGCCGCCAGGTCATGGTGCTGTGCCCCACCACGATCCTCGCCCAGCAGCACTTCGAGACGTTCTTCAACCGCTTCGCCCCGTTCGACTTCGAGGTGGACGTGCTCAGCCGCTTCCGCACGACCAAGCAGCAGCGCCTGGCCCTCGAGGGATTCGCGAGCGGCAAGGTGTCCGTGCTCGTGGGCACGCATCGCCTGCTGTCCAACGACGTCAACCCACACGACCTGGGCCTCGTCATCGTCGACGAGGAGCAGCGCTTTGGCGTGCAGCACAAGGAACAGCTCAAGAACATGCGCGAGCAGGTCGACGTGCTCACGCTCTCGGCCACGCCGATTCCGCGCACGATGCAGATGGCCATGAGCGGCGTGCGCGACATGAGCCTCATCATGACGCCGCCGCCCGGGCGCCTGCCCGTGAAGGTCACGGTGGGGGAGTACGACCCAGACGTGGTCTCGGCCGCCATCAGGACCGAGCTCGCGCGCAAGGGCCAGGTCTACTACGTGAGCAACCGCGTCAAGACGATCGACGAGGCCAAGGCCCGCGTGCTCGAGGCCGCGCCTGAGGCCCGCGTGGGCGTGGCGCACGGCAAGATGAGCGCCAAGCAGGTCGAGGACATGATGATGAAGTTTCAGCGCGGCGACATCGACGTGCTCGTGGCCACGACCATCATCGAGAGCGGCATCGACAACCCGCATACGAACACGCTCATCATCGAGGACTCGCACCGCCTGGGCCTGGCGCAGCTCTACCAGCTCAAGGGACGCGTGGGCCGCGGCCGCACGCAGGCGTACGCCTACTTCATGTTCCCGGGCGAGCGACCGCTCACGCCCGAGGCCACGGAGCGCCTCACGGCCATCAACGAGTTCCAGGAGCTCGGCAGCGGCATGCGCGTCGCCATGCGCGACCTCGAGATCCGCGGCGCCGGCTCGCTCATGGGCGCCGAGCAGCACGGTAACCTCTCGAGCGTGGGCTTCGACCTGTTCACGCAGATGCTTGGCCAGGCCGTGGCCGAGGCGCGCGGCGACGCCGCGGACGACCTCGCCCAGAGCGAGGTCAACATCAACCTGCCCGCGGACTTCTACCTTGCCGAGGAGTACCTCCCCGAGGTGGACCGCCGCGTGCTCGTGTACCGCAAGCTCGCCTGCGCCGTCGAGCTTGCCGAGGTCGACGCCCTGCAGCACGAGTGCGAGGAGAGCTTCGGCGCGCTTCCCCAGGCCGCGTGCAACCTGTTCGACCGCACGCGTATCCGCATCCGCGCGCAGCGCCTGGGCGTCTCGAGCGTCTCGATCTCGAGTGGCCGGATCATCTTCCAGGGTCTCAAGTGCTCCCGCGAGCTTACGCTCAAGCTCAAGGAGCAGCGCGCGCTCGTCTACCCCAAGACCGAGAAGGTCGCCTACCCGCTCCGCCGCGACGACACGGGCGCCGTGCTCCAGGCCCTCTCCGTCCTCGAGCTCGCCGGCGGCGACGATGACCCGGAGGAATAA